One stretch of Melospiza georgiana isolate bMelGeo1 chromosome 28, bMelGeo1.pri, whole genome shotgun sequence DNA includes these proteins:
- the EPOP gene encoding elongin BC and Polycomb repressive complex 2-associated protein, with product MFLTCEGTLGIVPATMDYNVQARPGHFHAGYQQIEGINLGYLQINGTQMFALAQVLSDLFKDIPRTTISKKMETLKIKSRRCDLAELRTLKAINSVPTRAVKCSLISKADLEALCTSCKSLRRRKRRRKSRRREQLLLPGPGEFFPCPRPPPCRAGGCCGAPGRAGPPPGPQQLQPARGGLFGGVLAGSPRDLALLGPAAVQPCALPVPAGRHRRGPGWPRGLLPHGAGPAAARKGRCRGFPASKRQGTSAGYSSDSDSSLDLAASSPATSSDSSEEEEEEEEEEEEEEEGDSSCSSEEGSSSESESSSLCSGDSVQSTRYRQAALPRFQPPREPLGEERPAEPPSSKALRPDPELLFLSQHLWARTLRASTLESLSAAAGPGAQPGLYARHEASPASSSSSSSSSSSSPPPSPSSSSTRTPGGAPPQKERGFGDAGGKDLHKDASNKSSSLERPGGASPGPAPSPEPAPELRASPAALGEPRPEHFDRLIRQSKLWCYAKGFNVDGKSLRHGRGSPEPWRGAELRFQPRGGTESPAALRGRQDGNAKRRRLARVSERQRGPSKARPPKTPRRNSRKGNAPCKASPPRNSFSLMGNFPCTPSLVVGEDGDLCPASSLGGKNSWALSKTHPLWRWHLGGSAIPVPPSLKFRGCASLEDP from the coding sequence ATGTTCCTGACCTGCGAGGGGACCTTGGGGATCGTTCCGGCCACCATGGACTACAACGTGCAAGCCCGGCCGGGCCATTTCCACGCTGGCTACCAACAGATCGAAGGCATCAACTTGGGCTACTTACAGATCAACGGCACTCAGATGTTCGCGCTGGCCCAGGTGCTCAGCGACCTGTTCAAGGACATTCCCAGGACCACCATCAGCAAGAAGATGGAAACCTTAAAGATCAAGAGCCGCCGCTGCGACCTGGCCGAGCTGCGGACCCTCAAGGCCATCAACTCGGTGCCCACGCGCGCCGTGAAGTGCTCGCTCATCTCCAAGGCGGACCTGGAGGCTCTCTGCACCTCCTGCAAGAGCCTCCGccggaggaagaggaggaggaagagcaggagaagggagcagctgctgctgccgggCCCCGGGGAGTTCTTCCCCTGCCCGCGGCCCCCGCCCTGCCGAGCCGGCGGCTGCTGCGGTGcccccggccgggccgggccgccccccggcccgcagcagctccagcccgcCCGGGGGGGGCTCTTTGGGGGGGTCCTGGCCGGCTCCCCCCGGGACCTGGCGCTGCTGGGCCCCGCGGCCGTGCAGCCCTGCGCGCTCCCGGTGCCCGCGGGCCGGCACCGGCGGGGCCCGGGCTGGCCCCGGGGGCTGCTCCCGCACGGAGCGGGGCCCGCGGCCGCCAGGAAGGGCCGGTGCCGCGGCTTCCCCGCCTCCAAGCGCCAGGGAACGTCCGCCGGCTACTCCAGCGACTCGGACTCCAGCCTGGACCTCGCCGCGTCCAGCCCCGCCACCTCCAGCGACTCctcggaggaggaggaggaggaagaggaggaggaggaggaggaggaggaaggggacaGCTCGTGCAGCAGCGAGGAGGGCAGCTCCTCGGAGTCCGAGAGCAGCTCGCTGTGCAGCGGGGACTCGGTGCAGAGCACGCGGTACCGGCAGGCGGCCCTGCCCCGCTTCCAGCCCCCCCGGGAGCCGCTCGGGGAGGAGCGGCCGGCGGAGCCCCCCTCGAGCAAAGCGCTGCGCCCCGACCCCGAGCTCCTCTTCCTCTCGCAGCACCTCTGGGCCCGCACCCTGCGAGCGTCAACTTTGGAAAGTTTGAGCGCGGCCGCAGGGCCGGGGGCTCAGCCGGGGCTCTACGCGAGGCACGAGGcctcccctgcctcctcctcctcctcttcctcctcctcctcctcgtcgcctcctccctccccgagcagcagcagcacccgcACCCCCGGGGGGGCCCCGCCACAAAAGGAGCGCGGCTTTGGGGACGCCGGAGGGAAGGATTTGCACAAAGATGCCTCGAACAAAAGCTCCTCGTTAGAGCGGCCCGGCGGAGCCTCCCCGGGGCCGGCGCCTTCCCCCGAACCGGCCCCGGAGCTGCGGGCGAGCCCCGCTGCCCTCGGCGAGCCCCGGCCGGAGCATTTCGACCGCTTGATCCGCCAGTCCAAGCTGTGGTGCTACGCCAAGGGATTCAACGTGGACGGGAAAAGTTTGCGGCACGGCCGGGGCAGCCCGGAGCCCTGGAGGGGAGCGGAGCTGCGCTTCCAGCCCCGCGGAGGAACCGAGAGCCCCGCGGCGCTGCGGGGCCGCCAGGACGGCAACGCCAAACGGCGGCGCCTGGCCAGGGTCAGCGAGAGGCAGCGCGGCCCCTCCAAAGCCAGGCCGCCAAAAACTCCCCGGAGGAATTCCAGGAAGGGAAACGCTCCCTGCAAAGCCAGCCCGCCTCGGAATTCCTTCAGCCTGATGGGCAACTTCCCCTGCACGCCCTCGCTGGTGGTGGGCGAGGACGGGGACCTGTGCCCGGCCTCGTCGCTGGGTGGCAAAAACTCCTGGGCGCTGTCCAAGACGCACCCGCTGTGGCGGTGGCACCTGGGGGGCAGCGCCATCCCCGTGCCCCCCAGCCTCAAATTCCGCGGCTGCGCCAGCCTGGAGGATCCCTGA